In the Brassica napus cultivar Da-Ae chromosome A7, Da-Ae, whole genome shotgun sequence genome, one interval contains:
- the LOC106358289 gene encoding uncharacterized protein LOC106358289 isoform X2: MSRLLSKTLIPDGRLFLRRFNEPASKITAAPSLVCFNRRPYSSKPHLIEIELDSSSSATSKAEAEAAVLKKLNEFVRRIVVQNSTPDWLPFSPGSSFWVPPHQNTAAKIANLVDQVTHPLTEEEVLSLSSPSGWPCSSFFTPPDDDSSSKQEVEGSTELNVPGNEMLEVKLAQFPDPVYLLKHGDDDE, from the exons ATGTCCCGATTGCtgtcgaaaaccctaattcccgACGGGAGACTCTTCCTCCGTCGCTTCAACGAGCCGGCTTCGAAGATAACGGCGGCGCCAAGCCTCGTCTGTTTCAACCGCCGTCCCTATTCATCGAAACCTCATCTGATCGAGATCGAGCTGGACTCTTCCTCGTCAGCGACTTCCAAGGCCGAAGCCGAAGCCGCGGTTCTCAAGAAGCTGAACGAGTTCGTTCGGAGGATCGTCGTTCAGAACTCGACTCCCGATTGGCTCCCTTTCTCCCCTGGCTCCTCCTTCTGGGTCCCTCCGCACCAGAACACCGCCGCCAAGATCGCTAATTTGGTCGACCAGGTGACGCATCCGTTGACCGAGGAGGAGGTTCTCTCCCTGTCTTCTCCTTCTGGCTGGCCTTGCTCCTCTTTCTTCACTCCTCC AGATGATGATTCTTCATCTAAACAAGAGGTGGAAGGTAGCACGGAGTTGAACGTTCCGGGGAATGAGATGCTGGAAGTCAAGCTAGCGCAGTTTCCAGATCCAGTCTACTTGTTGAAACACGGAGACGATGATGAGTGA
- the LOC106358289 gene encoding uncharacterized protein LOC106358289 isoform X1 has protein sequence MSRLLSKTLIPDGRLFLRRFNEPASKITAAPSLVCFNRRPYSSKPHLIEIELDSSSSATSKAEAEAAVLKKLNEFVRRIVVQNSTPDWLPFSPGSSFWVPPHQNTAAKIANLVDQVTHPLTEEEVLSLSSPSGWPCSSFFTPPPDDDSSSKQEVEGSTELNVPGNEMLEVKLAQFPDPVYLLKHGDDDE, from the exons ATGTCCCGATTGCtgtcgaaaaccctaattcccgACGGGAGACTCTTCCTCCGTCGCTTCAACGAGCCGGCTTCGAAGATAACGGCGGCGCCAAGCCTCGTCTGTTTCAACCGCCGTCCCTATTCATCGAAACCTCATCTGATCGAGATCGAGCTGGACTCTTCCTCGTCAGCGACTTCCAAGGCCGAAGCCGAAGCCGCGGTTCTCAAGAAGCTGAACGAGTTCGTTCGGAGGATCGTCGTTCAGAACTCGACTCCCGATTGGCTCCCTTTCTCCCCTGGCTCCTCCTTCTGGGTCCCTCCGCACCAGAACACCGCCGCCAAGATCGCTAATTTGGTCGACCAGGTGACGCATCCGTTGACCGAGGAGGAGGTTCTCTCCCTGTCTTCTCCTTCTGGCTGGCCTTGCTCCTCTTTCTTCACTCCTCCTCCAg ATGATGATTCTTCATCTAAACAAGAGGTGGAAGGTAGCACGGAGTTGAACGTTCCGGGGAATGAGATGCTGGAAGTCAAGCTAGCGCAGTTTCCAGATCCAGTCTACTTGTTGAAACACGGAGACGATGATGAGTGA